Within the Catalinimonas niigatensis genome, the region CTACCGAATGTATCTGTAATGCCGCGGTAAGCAGGTCGGGCGCACTCATCAGGTTAGCAGCCTGTCCTTTGTAGGCACGCACTCCGGTATCTTCAAAAGCCTGTGCCAGAGCCAGCAGCTGCGCATAAGCAGTTTCCTGTCCAATACCGTTTTCGTTGAAGGGGTCAAATGCACCACCCACCGTAAAGTCAAAAGTAGGCTTATCCACCACATTCTCTCCCAAACCGGCAATCAGAAAGTCCACGTGGGCTTTTTCATGCCTGGCAATTTGCATATATACTTTTTCGGCACGGGTACCGGCAGGCACTACCCCTGATTCCAGGGCCAGACGATAAAACTCATCCTCCAGATATTCCAGGGTCAGGGCCAGTTGCAATGCCTGTACCGGGCTGTTCATGCTTTGTGCCATCACTTTTTTGGAAGAAAACATGGCAGCACCCAGGGGCACAGCACTCATCGCCAGTTTCTTGCTCAGGCCTCCCAGTTGATTAAATGCCTGGCGCCGTGATAGGATACTTCCCTTCTCTTGCTGAGAAGACAGTTCATCACTTGTAAAATGGTCTAAAAAACGTATGATATTCATAATATAAAGCTTTAAGGTCTTATGATGTAGGTAAATTATTGGCAGTAAACTCAGTGGTAATGAAGCCTCCGGCAATCGGAAGTATGTCTGCCGGTGACAGTGCCACATCCAGTCCGTTCGTCGGATCTACCACATCATCTCCGGCAAAGTCATCCGAATCAGGATTGATGAGGCTACGAATCGCAGCAGCATGACGCGCTTCCACCGACACAATCTTACCGGCAATCAACAGATAGTCAGGATTGCTGAGCAGCCTTCCTGCTCCATTGTAGGCAGCCACACCGGTATCTTCCAGGGCTTTGGCAGTAGCCAGCACCGCATCACGATTGCTAAAATCCAGGTCGCCATAGTCAAATTCCAGTTCAGGCAATACCAGAGAGCTATCGCTTACTGCTGCCGTAATGGCTGTTTTGAAAAACTCACGGTGAATCACTTCATGGTAATACAAATCGGTAAGTACCTGCTGCTCTTCAGCAGTGATTCCTGTATAGAAGTTATTGAATACCCTGGTATAGAAATCAGCTTCCAGTTGTTCCAGCGCGTAGGCATAATTGAGAACGCCCACATCTCCACTTCCTAAGTCAAATACTGTGTCCTCATCAGGGTCAGTAGGATTGGTTGGCGTCATTTCATCATCATCTTCACATCCTGCCAGCAACAAACCACCTATGGCAAGGGAAGCGCCTCCCAGTTTGATAAATTGTCTCCGGTTGGTAGCACCTGCCTGAAAGGGCTGGCTATCGGAGAGAGATACTTTAACACTGTGCTTCTTCATAGTTATTTTAATTGTTAAAAAGTACCTTACCTACGAAGCTCAAGCTGAAAAAAGATTGGTAACGAGCAAAATAAATGGTAAAAGAGGGTTTATGGCATAGAGAAGAGCATTTATCAAAGCCAAATTATATCTGGTATATGACAATTTTGCTTCATGTAAATTTCATTTATAGCATGATTTACCTTATGTTCATGCCATTATTATTACTATATAGGGCATGGCAGAAGCAAAACTTAAACAAACACTGGGACCGGTGCTCCTCTGGGGCATAGGAGTAGGACTGGTGATCTCAGGCATGTACTTTGGCTGGAATCTCGGCCTGGCCGAAGGCGGTACTGCCGGGCTGGGGGTGGCCACACTTTTTATCGCCATTATGTATGTCACTTTTACCTTCAGCTATTCCGAACTGGCCTGTGCCATTCCCAAAGCCGGTGGGGCTTTTGACTATGCCGACCGGGCACTGGGCAAGCGGATGGGTTTCTTTGGAGGGATGGCGCAGATCATAGAGTTTGTATTCGCGCCCCCTGCCATTGCTGCGGCGATCGGCGCGTACTTCCATATTTATTTTCCTGCCGTCCCTACACTGGTCATCGCTATCATCGCTTACATTATATTTACCTTGCTCAATATCTCAGGCGTAAAGGCAGCCACTACTTTTGAACTGGTGATCACCGTGCTGGCAGTGGCAGAATTATTCATCTTCGCTGGGGTAACCCTGCCGGAATTTGAATTTGCCAACCTCAGACAAAACGCCCTACCCAATGGCTGGGGCGGAGCTTTTGCTGCCATTCCCTTTGCGATCTGGTTCTTTCTGGCGATAGAGGGCGTGGCCAATGTGGCAGAAGAAACCATCAACCCACAGCGCAATGTACTTCTGGGCTTTGGCTCTGCCATATTTACCCTGGTGATGCTCTGCGTGCTTACCTTCTCTTCTGCGGTTGGGGTAGCCGGGTGGGAAGCTGTGGTGTATCCGGAAGGCAGTAACCAGCCTTCTGACTCGCCCCTGCCACTGGCATTATCTTATGTGGTGGGTGCCGAAAGCTGGCTGTACCATCTGCTCATTTCTATAGGTTTGCTGGGATTAGTAGCTTCTTTTCATGGTATCATCCTGGCTGCGGGCAGAGCTACCTTTGAGTTTGGACGGGTCAGCTATGTTCCCAAATTACTGGGCAAAGTGCATCCCCGTTTTCAAACACCTGCCAATGCGCTGATTGTCAATATGCTGATTGGAATAATTGCATTGCTGACCGGCAAAACTGGCGAAATTATTACCATTGCCTGCTTCGGAGCGCTAACGCTCTACATTATTTCCATGATCAGCTTCTTTGTATTGCGCAAAAAAGAACCGGAGATGGAGCGGCCTTTCAAGGTCCCTTTCTATCCTGCTTTTCCGGCTATCGCCCTGATCATTGCCAGTATTGCTCTGGTGGCCGTGACCCTTTACAATCCCGTAATCGCCCTGGTTTATTTTAGCATCATGGCACTGGCATATGTCTACTTCCATTTCTTTGTATTGAAAAAAGATGTAGTTCCCGGAGTAACGGCTAAATGAGTGCTGTCCATAGCTGCTGTGATCTGATTCAGGTCTTCACCTTTTTATAATGGGTTTGCAGTGAAGGTCTGTGTCTTTTCCCCTCCTAAATTTATTCAACAACACGTATACATACCCTACAATATTTTGTAACATTTATCTAATCCAGTCATTTCTGTTGACAATGCTGGAGAACGAGTAGAACGATTGCTTTATAAAGGAGCTCATGGCGCGCTCTGCCAATGCCTGCCAGGCAAAGTGGCTCTTGAGGCAGTACCCATTGACTAATGTTAAAATAGCTCTGCTTTGGAGTAATAATAAAAAACTTATCATAAGCCTACAAAATCAGTAGCTTTACTACATTTACGGCCTATTTTATATAAGCGTTGAATGCATAAGATTCCGTTTCTTCTCCTACTCCTGATGCTTCCCCTATCAGGTTTTTCGCAGAGTAAACCCAAAAGTACGACCCGTCAGGAACTGCTATGGTTCAGGTATTACAACAAACTTTTTATCGGGAAGCATTGGCTGTTGCATACAGAATTGGATGTAAGGCGGTTTGTATTTCCTGGCAGGCAGCACCAGTGGGTATTGCCAAGAATCTATTTGGACTATAAATTTAGTAGTGGCCTAGACCTTGGAATGGGAGGCACTTACTTTTTGCAGGCACTTCCTCAAATAGACAGCCAGGCAGTATCCATGATAAGACATGAAATCCGCCCTCATCAGGAAGTCAACTACACCCATTCCTGGGGCAGCATAAAAGCCAGCCATAGGGTCAAAATTGAAGAGCGTTTTTTCCTCAGGACCGAGGATCACGGTCGTGATTTCAACTTTCGTTTTCGTTACAAATTCCAGGTACAAGTGCCTCTTAGCGCCAACGATAGCAGGTTTCCTGTATCTTTGGTGCTCTTTGATGAAATCATGTTCAATGCAGGAAAAAGCATTAAACACAATGTGTTTGATCAGAACAGAATCTACGCAGGTTTTCAAAATAAACTATCTGATCACTGGACCTATGAAGTGGGTTATATGAACTGGTATCAACAACGTGCTTCCGGGCAGGAATTTTTTGACAGACATATCATC harbors:
- a CDS encoding ferritin-like domain-containing protein, with protein sequence MKKHSVKVSLSDSQPFQAGATNRRQFIKLGGASLAIGGLLLAGCEDDDEMTPTNPTDPDEDTVFDLGSGDVGVLNYAYALEQLEADFYTRVFNNFYTGITAEEQQVLTDLYYHEVIHREFFKTAITAAVSDSSLVLPELEFDYGDLDFSNRDAVLATAKALEDTGVAAYNGAGRLLSNPDYLLIAGKIVSVEARHAAAIRSLINPDSDDFAGDDVVDPTNGLDVALSPADILPIAGGFITTEFTANNLPTS
- the eat gene encoding ethanolamine permease translates to MAEAKLKQTLGPVLLWGIGVGLVISGMYFGWNLGLAEGGTAGLGVATLFIAIMYVTFTFSYSELACAIPKAGGAFDYADRALGKRMGFFGGMAQIIEFVFAPPAIAAAIGAYFHIYFPAVPTLVIAIIAYIIFTLLNISGVKAATTFELVITVLAVAELFIFAGVTLPEFEFANLRQNALPNGWGGAFAAIPFAIWFFLAIEGVANVAEETINPQRNVLLGFGSAIFTLVMLCVLTFSSAVGVAGWEAVVYPEGSNQPSDSPLPLALSYVVGAESWLYHLLISIGLLGLVASFHGIILAAGRATFEFGRVSYVPKLLGKVHPRFQTPANALIVNMLIGIIALLTGKTGEIITIACFGALTLYIISMISFFVLRKKEPEMERPFKVPFYPAFPAIALIIASIALVAVTLYNPVIALVYFSIMALAYVYFHFFVLKKDVVPGVTAK
- a CDS encoding DUF2490 domain-containing protein; translated protein: MHKIPFLLLLLMLPLSGFSQSKPKSTTRQELLWFRYYNKLFIGKHWLLHTELDVRRFVFPGRQHQWVLPRIYLDYKFSSGLDLGMGGTYFLQALPQIDSQAVSMIRHEIRPHQEVNYTHSWGSIKASHRVKIEERFFLRTEDHGRDFNFRFRYKFQVQVPLSANDSRFPVSLVLFDEIMFNAGKSIKHNVFDQNRIYAGFQNKLSDHWTYEVGYMNWYQQRASGQEFFDRHIIRFTLTHSLKVGKG
- a CDS encoding ferritin-like domain-containing protein, which produces MNIIRFLDHFTSDELSSQQEKGSILSRRQAFNQLGGLSKKLAMSAVPLGAAMFSSKKVMAQSMNSPVQALQLALTLEYLEDEFYRLALESGVVPAGTRAEKVYMQIARHEKAHVDFLIAGLGENVVDKPTFDFTVGGAFDPFNENGIGQETAYAQLLALAQAFEDTGVRAYKGQAANLMSAPDLLTAALQIHSVEARHASEIRRLRGLKGWIVQNNRGEGMPEATQGVYDGEEVTNQAGYDTTMEFGADAGTEAYDEPMSGETAVAIASLFIVS